One segment of Choristoneura fumiferana chromosome 26, NRCan_CFum_1, whole genome shotgun sequence DNA contains the following:
- the LOC141442620 gene encoding coagulation factor IX-like isoform X4 has protein sequence MFSYDVILIAAHCFWSDVEGAMPAEDFAVGTGKRFRPWDFLQDNFSQKSQVSAIHIPVRYHDAATSYQEDIAVLLLAQEFTVSQAVRPACVNFDEDFDNEQLKEGNLGTVLGWGLTEEDGGPSQILNFVELPTVSIEECLKSADASFLRYITSDKICAGVTTGKALCRGDSGGGFVFTEQRGSAPVPFLRGVASTAPRNEHRCNVYALAALTHVRKHRVFLRRYIPSLEDECKRHYPIADALKVRYSQNEPAACEPCKCVFNNATTS, from the exons CGGCGCATTGCTTCTGGAGTGACGTTGAAGGCGCAATGCCAGCAGAGGATTTTGCGGTGGGCACCGGCAAGCGGTTCCGACCTTGGGATTTTCTCCAAGACAACTTTAGCCAGAAGTCACAA GTGTCAGCGATCCACATCCCAGTCCGATACCATGACGCAGCCACCAGCTACCAGGAGGATATTGCCGTCTTGCTTCTGGCTCAGGAGTTCACGGTCAGCCAGGCGGTCCGTCCGGCCTGTGTCAACTTCGACGAAGATTTTGACAACGAACAATTGAAGGAAGGAAACTTAGGAACT GTCCTGGGCTGGGGGCTGACAGAGGAAGATGGAGGTCCCTCACAAATACTCAACTTCGTGGAGCTGCCCACCGTCAGTATTGAGGAGTGTCTGAAAAGCGCTGACGCGAGCTTCCTCCGCTACATCACCAGCGACAAGATCTGCGCAGGCGTCACTACCG GTAAAGCCCTCTGTCGTGGTGACAGTGGCGGCGGATTTGTGTTTACGGAGCAGAGAGGATCAGCGCCCGTCCCGTTCCTGCGCGGGGTGGCGTCCACCGCGCCGCGAAACGAGCACCGCTGTAACGTGTACGCCCTCGCTGCGCTTACGCATGTTCGCAAGCACCGAGTATTCCTGCGACG ATACATCCCAAGCTTGGAAGACGAGTGCAAGAGGCATTACCCTATAGCAGATGCCTTGAAAGTTAG GTACAGCCAGAACGAGCCTGCGGCCTGCGAGCCGTGCAAATGTGTCTTTAACAATGCTACGACTTCTTAG